A part of Polyangia bacterium genomic DNA contains:
- a CDS encoding S41 family peptidase → MPARVDGSYDLSQLPVFSKTLFYVRENSPVDLGPRARELVVGALQAVALQEKDVMVEGDSAKPPRWVTITVSDQRCTLNLDRVDAPWNLRSTLRDALRFVQGNLGPAAPGAQSADALFRIEFAATNGMLSALDGRSALLDVETYQKVRPPLAKGQPPPRADGETVHSQEATKAGSASAGILSVVSRRVAPGSVVAYARLESFGPGVSAEVERWLAKSEAEHVKGLVLDLRDNTGGLLNEAIKVADAFIKEGSLGAAVNKERGSQQRKEFVARNDGHEPGGALVVLVNHRTASASELVAAGIKNLGRGVVVGEPTAGAATIRVLFDVAKGPLGSPPRRQAASDRDFIQDVIDGKEQAPTPAPVQAERDPELLGLVLANGRLLASGGAEIEGVGVGADIQKTCPAGERIRPDEDCLLLFAQELIARAKDPLRSTLLSTAKELAPPVDRPRSTPQ, encoded by the coding sequence TTGCCGGCGCGGGTGGATGGTAGCTACGACCTGAGCCAGCTTCCCGTGTTTTCGAAGACGCTGTTTTACGTCCGTGAGAATAGCCCGGTGGACCTGGGGCCTCGAGCGCGCGAACTGGTGGTCGGCGCGCTTCAGGCGGTTGCACTGCAGGAGAAGGACGTCATGGTCGAGGGCGACTCCGCCAAGCCGCCCCGCTGGGTGACGATAACCGTCAGCGACCAGCGCTGCACCCTCAACCTCGATCGTGTCGACGCGCCGTGGAACCTGCGCAGCACGTTGCGGGACGCGCTTCGGTTCGTGCAGGGGAATCTTGGACCGGCGGCGCCAGGCGCCCAGTCGGCGGACGCGCTGTTTAGAATCGAATTCGCGGCCACCAACGGAATGCTGTCGGCGCTCGACGGGCGGTCGGCCCTGCTCGACGTGGAAACGTACCAGAAGGTACGCCCGCCTCTCGCGAAGGGTCAGCCGCCACCCAGGGCGGACGGAGAGACGGTCCATTCGCAGGAAGCTACGAAGGCGGGTAGCGCCAGCGCAGGGATCCTATCGGTCGTGTCCCGGCGCGTGGCGCCGGGGTCGGTCGTCGCATACGCGCGGCTCGAAAGCTTTGGGCCGGGCGTGTCGGCGGAGGTCGAGCGCTGGTTAGCGAAGTCCGAGGCGGAGCACGTCAAAGGGCTGGTCTTGGACTTGCGCGACAACACGGGTGGGCTCCTCAACGAGGCCATCAAGGTGGCGGACGCCTTCATCAAGGAAGGATCGCTCGGGGCGGCAGTCAACAAGGAGCGAGGGAGTCAACAGCGCAAAGAGTTCGTCGCACGGAACGACGGTCACGAACCCGGTGGCGCGCTGGTGGTACTCGTCAACCATCGGACCGCATCCGCATCCGAGCTGGTCGCTGCAGGCATCAAGAATCTCGGGCGGGGCGTCGTCGTGGGTGAGCCCACGGCAGGAGCTGCCACGATCCGGGTCCTGTTCGACGTCGCGAAGGGACCGCTGGGGTCGCCTCCCCGTCGCCAGGCGGCTTCTGATCGGGATTTCATCCAAGACGTGATCGACGGAAAGGAGCAGGCCCCGACGCCCGCTCCAGTCCAGGCCGAACGCGATCCCGAATTGCTGGGCCTCGTTCTGGCGAACGGGCGGTTGCTGGCCTCGGGCGGCGCCGAAATCGAAGGGGTCGGTGTAGGTGCAGACATTCAGAAAACCTGCCCCGCCGGTGAGCGCATCCGCCCCGACGAAGACTGTCTGCTGCTCTTCGCGCAAGAACTGATTGCTCGAGCAAAGGATCCGCTGCGATCGACGCTGCTGTCGACCGCGAAGGAGCTCGCGCCGCCGGTGGACCGGCCACGTTCCACGCCGCAATAG
- a CDS encoding type II toxin-antitoxin system RelE/ParE family toxin produces MKQPLQTVVETTEFLARSSKLMSDEQRARVVEMLARDPECGEIITGTGGVRKVRIGLEGRGKSGGARVIYYFHSDRLPVFALTVFAKNEKANLSPAERNAMAAVVRAIKQQLER; encoded by the coding sequence ATGAAACAACCGCTTCAGACCGTCGTCGAGACGACGGAGTTCCTGGCGCGGTCCTCCAAGTTGATGTCCGACGAGCAGCGTGCCCGAGTCGTGGAGATGTTGGCCCGGGATCCCGAGTGTGGCGAGATCATCACGGGAACGGGGGGCGTGCGGAAGGTTCGCATCGGGCTGGAGGGGCGTGGAAAGAGCGGCGGGGCGCGCGTCATTTACTACTTTCACAGCGACCGGCTCCCAGTGTTCGCGCTGACCGTATTCGCGAAAAACGAAAAGGCGAACCTGAGCCCCGCGGAGCGAAACGCAATGGCCGCGGTGGTCCGGGCCATCAAGCAGCAACTGGAAAGGTGA